A single genomic interval of Chitinophaga sp. 180180018-3 harbors:
- a CDS encoding peptidase domain-containing ABC transporter has product MSANHSARLKRGAKIKQHDITDCGAACLASVAAWHKLRIPIAVIRQYAGTDKKGTNVLGVITAAQQLGFQAKGVKGPFEALAGIPKPAVAHVVMNGMLQHFVVIYQVTAKHVVVMDPGDGQYHKLTHEAFKAMWTNVLVLLLPGDEFQAGNRKVSHLQRFWYLMRPHRSVVIQAIFGAMIYTVLGLSTSIYVQKIVDNVLVDGNRNLLNMLSVAMLIILVLQLFIGNLKSIFIFKTGQQLDARLILGYYKHLLLLPQQFFDTMRVGEITSRINDAIKIRAFINDVSISLVVNSFIVVFSFGLMFSYNWKLSLIMLLIIPLFLIIYAVSNRINKKYQRRLMEENAELGSQLVESLNSVATIKRFALEEYANMRTESRFVQVLQTTYHSSMANLYIGSFAGIITNFFVIIILWTGSTYVLDQQLSAGALLSFYALINYFTGPAASLIGANRSVQDALIAADRLFEIMDLQQEDTVNKMDLSPEHSGDITFNNVSFSYGTRKEVFRKFSMHIQKGSITAIVGESGSGKSTLMALLQNIYPLKEGNISIGQTDIRYIHPESLRRWVGVVPQHIDLFHGSVASNIAVGEFEPDMQRVLEVARWLDITGFIEQLPDGFNTLLGEHGANLSGGQRQRLAIARALYRDPQVLIMDEATSSLDPISDHMVQEVMQQLRDAGKTVIVIAHRLSTVVNADKIMVLENGLLAEEGTHFQLMKKDSVYAKLWSHHQGMMG; this is encoded by the coding sequence ATGAGCGCTAATCATTCTGCCCGGCTTAAACGCGGGGCGAAGATCAAACAACACGATATTACCGACTGCGGTGCTGCCTGTCTGGCTTCCGTAGCCGCCTGGCATAAACTCCGGATTCCCATTGCGGTGATCCGGCAATATGCCGGCACTGATAAAAAGGGCACCAATGTGCTGGGGGTGATCACCGCCGCCCAGCAGCTGGGATTCCAGGCTAAAGGAGTGAAAGGCCCGTTTGAGGCATTGGCCGGCATTCCTAAACCTGCCGTGGCTCATGTGGTGATGAACGGAATGCTGCAACATTTTGTGGTCATCTACCAGGTAACCGCCAAACATGTAGTGGTGATGGATCCGGGCGATGGCCAGTATCATAAGCTTACCCATGAGGCATTCAAAGCCATGTGGACCAACGTGCTGGTGCTGCTGCTCCCCGGCGATGAGTTCCAGGCCGGTAACAGGAAAGTATCGCACCTGCAACGTTTCTGGTACCTGATGCGCCCGCACCGGTCAGTAGTGATACAGGCTATCTTCGGAGCGATGATCTATACTGTACTGGGGCTGTCTACATCTATCTATGTACAAAAAATTGTAGATAATGTTTTGGTAGATGGAAACAGGAATCTGTTGAATATGCTTAGCGTAGCTATGCTGATCATCCTCGTATTACAACTGTTCATCGGTAACCTGAAAAGTATTTTCATCTTCAAAACCGGTCAGCAGCTGGATGCCCGGCTGATACTCGGCTATTATAAGCATCTGCTCCTGCTGCCTCAGCAGTTTTTCGATACGATGCGGGTAGGGGAGATAACTTCCCGTATTAATGATGCCATCAAGATCCGGGCTTTCATCAACGATGTATCTATATCCCTGGTGGTGAATAGTTTTATCGTAGTATTTTCTTTCGGGCTGATGTTCAGTTATAACTGGAAATTATCGTTGATCATGTTGCTCATCATTCCGTTGTTCCTCATTATTTATGCGGTAAGTAACAGGATAAACAAGAAGTACCAGCGCCGGCTGATGGAAGAAAACGCGGAACTGGGCAGTCAGCTCGTAGAATCGCTGAACAGCGTAGCCACGATCAAACGCTTTGCACTTGAAGAATACGCCAATATGAGAACGGAAAGCCGCTTCGTGCAGGTGTTGCAAACTACCTACCATTCATCTATGGCGAACCTGTATATCGGCAGCTTTGCGGGTATTATCACTAACTTTTTTGTGATCATCATCCTGTGGACGGGCTCCACTTATGTGCTGGATCAACAGCTGAGCGCAGGTGCGTTATTATCGTTCTATGCTTTGATCAATTACTTTACAGGGCCCGCTGCCAGTCTTATCGGCGCCAACAGAAGCGTGCAGGATGCGCTCATTGCGGCTGACCGGCTTTTTGAGATCATGGATTTGCAACAGGAAGATACTGTCAATAAAATGGATCTCTCTCCGGAACATAGCGGAGATATTACTTTTAACAATGTTTCTTTCAGCTATGGTACCCGGAAAGAAGTGTTCCGGAAGTTCAGCATGCATATTCAAAAGGGAAGCATTACGGCCATAGTAGGAGAGAGCGGATCCGGAAAATCAACGCTGATGGCGCTGTTGCAGAATATTTATCCATTGAAGGAAGGGAATATCTCTATCGGGCAAACGGACATCCGGTATATACATCCCGAAAGTCTGCGCCGCTGGGTAGGTGTGGTACCGCAACACATCGATCTCTTTCATGGAAGCGTGGCCTCCAATATTGCAGTCGGTGAATTTGAGCCTGACATGCAACGTGTGCTCGAAGTAGCCAGGTGGCTGGATATTACGGGATTCATCGAACAACTGCCGGATGGTTTCAATACCCTGCTCGGTGAGCACGGCGCTAATCTTTCCGGGGGACAGCGCCAGCGACTGGCCATAGCCCGGGCGCTTTACCGCGATCCGCAGGTGCTGATCATGGATGAAGCTACGTCATCGCTGGATCCTATCTCTGATCATATGGTACAGGAAGTGATGCAGCAACTGCGTGATGCCGGAAAAACAGTGATTGTGATTGCGCATCGGCTGAGTACTGTGGTGAATGCAGATAAGATTATGGTATTGGAAAATGGGCTATTGGCGGAAGAAGGGACACATTTTCAGCTGATGAAGAAAGATAGCGTATATGCGAAGTTGTGGAGCCATCATCAGGGGATGATGGGGTAA
- a CDS encoding alpha/beta hydrolase: MKNILRLKSILLLIAIILTASPSNAQQMKPSGSGYAPVNGTKVYYEVYGEGRPIVLLHGAFMTINSNWGELIPELSKTRKVIAIELQGHGHTPFSERKLSHATLASDVEGVMDYLKIDSADVAGYSFGGAIAYKFAIQSPKRLRKLVIISATYKNTGWLPAVGNAFKAMKPELFANSPMQVAYDAVAPDKTKWTKFLEQMIAYAKEPFNFGDANISKISAPVLIISGDNDGLDKIELIKTYQLLGGAVAAGLEPMPASQLAIVPSQGHVTLMMQTATILGYLDGFLK; the protein is encoded by the coding sequence ATGAAAAATATACTCAGGCTTAAATCGATACTATTACTAATTGCAATTATACTTACTGCATCACCATCAAACGCACAACAAATGAAACCTTCCGGCAGCGGCTATGCGCCTGTTAATGGCACCAAAGTTTACTATGAAGTATATGGCGAGGGCAGGCCTATCGTATTACTGCACGGCGCTTTTATGACCATTAATTCAAATTGGGGGGAATTGATCCCTGAGCTGTCAAAAACAAGGAAGGTGATTGCCATTGAATTACAAGGACATGGACATACACCGTTTTCAGAAAGAAAATTATCACATGCTACCTTAGCGAGCGATGTGGAAGGAGTAATGGACTACCTGAAAATTGACAGTGCTGATGTTGCAGGATATAGTTTTGGCGGCGCTATAGCTTATAAATTCGCTATACAAAGCCCTAAGCGGTTAAGAAAACTGGTAATCATTTCTGCTACTTATAAAAATACCGGCTGGCTACCTGCAGTAGGTAATGCGTTTAAAGCCATGAAACCCGAACTCTTTGCGAATAGCCCTATGCAAGTCGCATACGATGCTGTAGCACCTGATAAAACCAAATGGACAAAGTTCCTCGAGCAGATGATTGCTTACGCTAAGGAGCCATTCAACTTCGGTGACGCTAATATTTCAAAAATTTCTGCGCCTGTATTAATCATATCCGGCGACAACGATGGGCTGGATAAAATTGAGCTGATAAAAACATATCAATTATTGGGAGGTGCTGTTGCTGCCGGTCTGGAGCCAATGCCAGCATCCCAGCTGGCCATTGTTCCTTCACAGGGGCATGTTACCCTGATGATGCAAACAGCAACGATTTTGGGTTATCTGGATGGCTTTTTGAAGTAA
- a CDS encoding DUF2961 domain-containing protein → MKTRMLLLLFAAPFTIQTVIAQSSVKPPVIPVGTDAYRLWHLWPNQRIGARAYMRSTYDRSGGNESADASHFLFMQDEDRNITLDVAGKGVLYFVRTNHWHGSPWHYTVDGKDHIIQETATADPVNAVKKFSKTTFLPAAAFPEPLAYTWSTTKGADLVWTPIGFRDSMQLAYSRTRYGTGYYIYQLYANEQYLSQPIRSWNSNQQPPADVVHLLSRAGTDIAPQHIPKKEGSIKLDKERLLLADIRASAVVRAFRLTLPLQRAEKLERLRLLVTWDDRTTPSIDAPLCLFFGAGTLYNREQHEYLVKGFPLSIRYDYPNNRVELACYYPMPFFRSARFELAGITPDDTEIGYQIRFEHSRQLPEQSSYFHATYRDIAHPELGKDLTLLDTRGIEDHETWSGNFAGTSFIFSHDGFLGTLEGDPRFFFDDSQTPQAYGTGTEEWGGGGDYWGGENMSLPFAGHPCGVRKKEEAKQEKDLIHSAYRFLLADCMPFGRRAVIRLEHGGENLSTEHYETVAYWYGLPAATLLLTDSLDIGNVADEKAHQYLSPKASPVSVIHSRYEWGIDSLPLHPWGMNPAKIPGYVPGQEIYPEQVEDGRYTTGVSEFTVRLDARNRGALLRRTLDYSCPNQKAVVYVADAGKEKQHGNVTWHYAGIWYLAGANTCVYSDPKGELDKRLYKVQTSNRRFRDDEFLLPEKLTRGHAAVRVKIVFVPVQQELYPGKPFPGTQAWSELRYAVYSYVMPVL, encoded by the coding sequence ATGAAGACACGTATGCTCCTGTTGCTTTTTGCTGCACCGTTTACCATACAAACTGTTATCGCACAATCATCTGTAAAGCCGCCGGTAATACCTGTTGGAACAGATGCTTATCGTTTGTGGCATTTATGGCCCAATCAGCGGATTGGGGCCAGGGCCTATATGCGTAGCACATACGACCGCAGCGGGGGAAATGAATCTGCTGATGCCAGTCATTTTCTGTTCATGCAGGACGAAGACCGGAATATTACGCTGGATGTAGCAGGAAAAGGCGTTCTTTATTTCGTGCGTACCAATCACTGGCATGGCAGTCCCTGGCATTATACAGTAGATGGCAAAGATCATATCATACAGGAAACCGCCACGGCAGATCCGGTAAATGCGGTAAAGAAATTCAGCAAAACTACCTTTCTTCCGGCAGCTGCTTTTCCTGAGCCGCTGGCTTATACGTGGAGCACTACCAAAGGCGCCGACCTGGTGTGGACACCGATAGGTTTCCGTGATTCCATGCAGCTGGCGTACTCCCGTACCCGTTATGGCACCGGGTATTACATCTACCAGCTGTATGCAAATGAACAATACCTGTCGCAACCCATTCGATCCTGGAACAGCAACCAGCAGCCACCTGCGGATGTGGTGCACTTGCTCAGTCGCGCTGGTACGGATATTGCGCCTCAGCATATTCCGAAGAAGGAAGGGAGCATCAAACTGGATAAAGAAAGACTGCTGCTGGCAGATATCAGGGCATCCGCTGTGGTACGTGCCTTCCGGTTGACGCTGCCGTTACAGCGGGCCGAAAAACTGGAGCGGCTGCGGTTACTGGTCACCTGGGATGATCGTACCACGCCTTCCATTGATGCACCACTTTGCCTGTTTTTTGGTGCGGGCACTTTGTATAACCGGGAGCAGCACGAATACCTGGTGAAAGGATTTCCCCTCAGCATCCGCTACGATTATCCGAATAACCGCGTGGAATTAGCCTGTTATTACCCGATGCCTTTCTTCCGTTCGGCCAGGTTTGAGCTGGCCGGAATAACACCGGATGATACCGAAATTGGCTACCAGATCCGTTTTGAGCATAGCAGGCAGTTGCCTGAGCAAAGCAGTTATTTCCATGCTACCTATCGGGATATTGCACATCCTGAATTGGGAAAGGATCTCACGTTATTGGATACACGAGGAATAGAAGACCATGAAACCTGGTCAGGTAATTTTGCAGGTACCTCTTTTATTTTTTCGCATGATGGTTTCCTGGGTACGCTGGAAGGAGATCCCCGCTTCTTTTTCGACGACAGTCAAACGCCGCAGGCCTATGGCACAGGCACCGAGGAATGGGGTGGTGGCGGCGACTACTGGGGCGGAGAAAACATGAGTTTGCCTTTTGCCGGTCATCCCTGCGGTGTGCGGAAAAAAGAAGAGGCTAAGCAGGAGAAGGATCTTATTCATTCTGCCTATCGTTTTCTGCTGGCAGATTGCATGCCGTTTGGCCGCCGCGCTGTTATCCGGCTGGAACACGGCGGGGAAAACCTTTCTACGGAACATTATGAAACAGTGGCTTATTGGTACGGCCTGCCGGCTGCAACACTCCTGTTAACAGACAGCCTCGATATCGGCAATGTGGCAGACGAAAAAGCGCACCAGTACCTGTCTCCCAAAGCCTCCCCGGTCAGCGTGATCCACTCCCGCTACGAATGGGGAATAGATTCTCTGCCCCTGCATCCCTGGGGGATGAATCCGGCTAAGATACCCGGATATGTTCCCGGACAGGAAATATACCCGGAGCAGGTAGAAGACGGCCGCTATACAACCGGTGTTTCCGAGTTTACCGTCAGGCTGGATGCCCGCAACAGAGGCGCTTTACTGCGTCGTACCCTGGATTACAGCTGTCCGAATCAGAAAGCAGTCGTTTATGTGGCAGACGCCGGGAAAGAAAAACAGCACGGCAATGTGACATGGCATTATGCCGGCATCTGGTACCTGGCAGGAGCCAACACCTGTGTGTATTCTGATCCCAAAGGTGAGCTGGATAAGCGTTTATACAAAGTACAAACTTCCAACCGCCGTTTTCGCGATGATGAATTTTTATTGCCGGAAAAGCTTACACGGGGGCATGCAGCCGTCAGGGTAAAGATCGTATTTGTGCCTGTGCAACAGGAGTTGTATCCCGGTAAGCCTTTCCCGGGCACGCAGGCCTGGAGCGAGCTAAGGTATGCGGTGTACAGTTATGTGATGCCGGTGCTTTAG